The sequence TTGTCAGGATCATTCGGAGCGGCAACGATCGGTTCCTTAATATCGTCCAAATTGACCTCAAGGATTGCCACATATTCCGCATCAGCATCAGCTTCTAGCAAAATTGGGTTTGCCAACCACTGCTCCATCTTGACTACGCGCCGCAGAATGGTACGGGCATCGCCATAGCCGCGCGCCGCCATATTTTTCAGCAACGCCACGTTAGAACGCAGATATTCCGCCACGGTTTCAGGACTAAGTTTGATGGTGCTGCCTGCACAAGAGCGCTCGGCAGTGGCATCGGTTAGTTCAAAGGCTTGCTCTAACTTCAGGTCGGGCAACCCTTCCATTTCCATAATTCGCCCAGAAAAGATGTTTTGCTTGTTCTGCTTTTCTACGGTTAGCAACCCTTTTTGAATAGCAACATAGGGAATGGCGTTGACCACATCTCGCAGGGTTACGCCGGGTTGCAACGATCCTGTAAATTTCACCTTTACCGATTCGGGCATATCCAAGGGCATTACGCCCAACGCCGCTGCAAACGCCACCAATCCAGAACCTGCCGGGAAGGAAATACCTAACGGAAACCGCGTATGGGAATCACCGCCTGTGCCGACGGTATCGGGGAGCAGCATTCGGTTGAGCCAAGAGTGAATAATGCCGTCACCAGGACGCAAGGAAACGCCGCCACGAGAATTGATAAAGTCGGGTAAATCCTGATGAGTCACCAGGTCTACAGGCTTGGGATATGCGGCTGTGTGGCAGAAGCTTTGCATGACTAAATCGGCGCTAAAGCCTAGACACGCTAGCTCTTTTAGCTCGTCACGGGTCATCGGGCCTGTCGTATCTTGGGAACCGACAGTCGTCATCAGCGGTTCGCAGGAAGTGCCGGGGCGTACACCGGGTAAACCGCAAGCTTTGCCTACCATTTTTTGCGCCAGGGTGAAGCCTTTGCCCGTATCGTTAGGCATGGAGGGACGACGGAATTCGGGACTGGGTTCTAAGCCGATTGCCGCGCGAATTTTGTCGGTGAGCGTCCGCCCAATCAGCAAGGGAATCCGTCCGCCTGCTTGGACTTCATCTAAAATCGTGTCGGGCTTGAGGGTAAATGTAGAAATGACCGTTCCCGCTTCGTTAGTGATTTCGCCCTTGTAAGGATAAATCGTAATCACCATACCTGTTTCCATGGTGCTGACATCGCACTCAATGGGCAAGGAGCCAGAATCTTCAGCGGTGTTGAAAAAGATCGGCGCAATATTGCCGCCGAGGATGAAGCCGCCCGATCGCTTATTCGGAACATGGGGAATATCATTGCCAATGTGCCACAGCACCGAGTTAATGGCTGATTTACGCGAAGATCCCGTTCCCACTACATCGCCCACGTAGGCTACGGGATGCCCTTTCTGTTTCAGATGGGCGATCGCCTCTAAAGATCCAGGCTGTTTCGTTTCCAACATCGCTAGAGCGTGGAGCGGAATATCAGGGCGCGTGGTTGCATGAGTTGCGGGCGAGAGATCATCAGTGTTAGTTTCTCCCGGCACTTTAAAGACAGTGACGTTAATGGCTTCTGCCAACTTAGGGCGAGTCGTAAACCATTCTGCCGCTGCCCAAGAATCGATGACCTGCTGAGCGTAGGAGTTCGTTTCTGCCAGTTCTTGCACATCATGAAAGGCATCGTAAACTAACAAAGTTTTGCTGAGGGCGGCAACGGCAGTCGGCGCGACTTCGTCAACCTGGAGCAAATCAATCAGAGCATGGACGTTATAGCCGCCCATCATAGTACCGAGAAGTTCGGTTGCGGCGGTGGGGGTGATCAGCGGGCTAGTGATTTCGCTTTTGGCGATCGCTGTCAGAAAACCAGCCTTCACATAAGCCGCTTGATCAACGCCTGGAGGAATGCGATCGGTCAACATTTCCATTAATGCCGCCTCTTCACCTGCCGGAGGATTTTTCAACAGATCACAGAGATCCGCAGCCTGTTCTGCACTAAGGGGCAACGGAGGAATTCCAAGGGCAGAGCGTTCTGCAACGTGTTGACGGTATTGTTCCAGCATAGTCTTCAGTTAATAGTCTTTGGTTAATGGATGCGGCTGTAGAGATGGAGATTGGGCGACCCTTGCGGTATCTGCGAAGCAGCACGCGCGCCACAGATCATATTTAACCGTATCGGGATACTTTTACAGTACCTCGTGAACACTTCTCTCGACAGGGCAACTGGTGGGGCGATCGGCATTTCCAGGAGTATGACAAAGGGGTATCAATCCCTAGACCCGCTCCGCTTCGATACATTTTTTCAAAAAGAATTGCAAATAATCACCGAAAACCTTAATAAAATCCGTCCCCTAGAAAGAATTACAGTGAAACAATAGAAGGTAGAACACTTTACATTTCGCAAGGTATCTTTCATATGCACCTGAGTGAAATCACCCATCCCAACCAATTGCATGGGCTATCGATGCAGCAGCTCAAGCAAATTGCGTTACAGATTCGTGAAAAACATTTAGAAACCGTAGCCGCTAGCGGCGGTCACCTGGGCCCTGGGCTGGGTGTTGTCGAACTAACCATAGCTCTCTATCAGACGCTCGACCTCGATCGCGATAAGGTGATCTGGGACGTAGGACATCAGGCGTATCCTCACAAACTCATCACTGGACGCTACGATCGCTTCTCCACACTTCGCCAAAAGGCAGGAGTAGCGGGTTATCTGAAACGCAGCGAGAGTCGGTTTGACCATTTTGGCGCGGGTCACGCCTCCACCAGCATTTCAGCCGCGCTGGGCATGGCATTGGCACGAGATGCTAAAGGCGAAAAGAACAAAGTTGTGGCGGTCATTGGCGATGGAGCATTAACTGGGGGCATGGCATTAGAAGCCATCAACCACGCGGGGCATTTACCCAAAACCAATCTGCTAGTAGTGCTCAACGATAACAATATGTCGATTTCGCCTAATGTCGGAGCAATTCCCCGCTATCTCAATAAAATGCGGCTCAGTCCGCCTGTGCAGTTCTTCAAAGATAATCTAGAGGAACAAATCAAGCATCTGCCCTTTGTAGGCGAGTCTTTAACGCCCGAACTTGCCCGTGTTAAAGAAGGCATGAAGCGGCTGGCAGTTCCTAAAGTGGGGGCAGTGTTTGAAGAATTGGGCTTCACCTACATGGGGCCTGTCGATGGGCATAACTTAGAGGAACTGATTACGACTTTCCAGCAGGCACACAAGCATCCGGGCCCTGTGCTGGTTCATGTGGCGACTGTGAAAGGAAAGGGATATGCGATCGCCGAAGCTGATCAAGTTAGCTACCACGCGCAAAATCCTTTTAACATTGCAACGGGCAAAGCTATTCCGGCTAGCAAGCCCAAACCTCCCAGCTATTCCAAAGTGTTCGCCCACACCTTAACCAAGCTGGCAGAAAACGATCCGCGCATCATCGCTATTACTGCTGCAATGGGTACGGGCACAGGCTTAGACAAGTTTCAAGCCAAGCTGCCCAATCAGTACATTGATGTGGGTATCGCTGAGCAGCACGCCATCACCATGGCAGCCGGGCTTGCCTGCGAGGGAATGCGCCCTGTTGCCACGATCTACTCTACTTTCTTGCAGCGAGCATACGACCAAATTGTTCACGATGTTTGCATTCAAAAGCTGCCTGTGTTCTTCTGCCTCGATCGCGCTGGCATTGTCGGGGCAGATGGTCCGACTCACCAGGGCGCATACGATATCGCCTATCTGCGATCGATTCCCAGCATTGTGCTGATGGCTCCTAAAGATGAGGCAGAGCTACAGAGAATGATCGTGACTGGAGTGAATTATACCGAGGGAGCGATCGCCATGCGCTATCCACGGGGCAACGGCTACGGCGTACCCCTCATGGAAGAAGGCTGGGAGCCGCTGCCCATTGGTGAAGCCGAAATCTTGCGACAAGGCGATGATGTCCTGATGTTGGGCTATGGCTCAATGGTCTATTCCACCATGCAAGCGGCAGAAATTCTGAGTGAGCATGGCATTGAAGCGACAGTGATCAATGCGCGGTTCGCCAAACCGTTGGATACTCAGCTATTTGCGCCGCTGGCTCAACAAATTGGGCGAGTCGTGACCCTAGAGGAAGGCTGTCTCATGGGTGGCTTTGGTTCAGCCGTTGCCGAAGCGCTACTAGACCTCAACGTCGTCGTGCCCATTACCCGCATTGGTATTCCCGATGTGTTGGTCGATCATGCTACGCCAGAAGAGTCGTTCATAGAGTTGGGTCTAACGCCTGCTCAAATTGCCGATCGAGTCTTGAAGTTGTTTAGCGCTCAGCCTGCATTGGTGCGCTAAGAAAAAGTTCGCCAAGAAAAAGTTGTTTGGGAGGGGTAGTTCTTGGGGCATCTCGAAGAGTGTGCCCCTCCCCAAAAAACCGCTAAGCTAGGGCTAAATCACCCCGGAGATATCAACCATGGTTTCTCAGATCCAAGACTCTACAGAGGTTATCTATTCTGATAGCGATGGGCAACCCATGGCGGACAATACCAAACAGTTCCGATGGATTGTGGTGATCAAAGAAAATTTAGAGTTGTTATTCGCCGATAACCCGGCAGTCTTTGTCGCGGGTGATCTGCTCTGGTATCCCATTGAGGGCAATAACAAAATTCGGACGGCACCCGATGCAATGGTTGTTTTTGGCAGACCCAAGGGTGACCGCGGCTCTTATCAGCAGTGGAAAGAGGATAATATCGCGCCTCAAGTTGTCTTTGAAATCCTTTCTCCTGGGAACACGCGCACCGAAATGGAGCGAAAGTTGCTGTTTTACGATCGCCATGGCGTACAAGAATATTATCTGTATGACCCTGATACCCACGAATTTCAGGGCTGGCTGCGAACAGAGGGATATTTAGATGCGATCGAGCCGATTGACCGTTGGACTAGTCCGCGCCTAAAGATTCGATTTGAGAGTTCCAGTGAGGAGCTAGAAATCTACCGTCCAGATGGGAAGCGATTTTTGGGCTATGTGGAAATTGCTCAACAATTAGAACAGGAGAAACAACGAGCCGATCGAGCAGAATCTGCCCTAGAAGACTCAGAAATAGCTCTGGAAGAGGAAAGGCGACGATCGTCCGCTCTGGCAGAGCGCCTGAGAGCCGTAGGAATTAACCCGGATGAGGCTATTTGACTAGAACAGGCGCGATCGACGGAGCTAACCTAGTTTTTTGCGATCGCCTTGGTTTCGCAAGTATTCAGCCGTAAATGCCAAAACACCCGAAAACAAGATTAATACAACGCTCAACGCATTAATATCTGGCTTAACCCCCGTCCGAACGCGGCTAAAGATTTCCATCGGTAGGGTGTTCGCTCCTGCGCCCGCCGTAAAACTAGAAATCAGCAGATCGTCCATACTCAGCACAAAGGCGAGCAGGCAGCCAGAGAGGATGGCAGGCATAAGTTCTGGTAGCAAAACCTTGATAAAAGCCTGAGTAGGAGTTGCTCCTAAATCGAGGGCAGCTTCTTCTAAAGAAGGATTTAAGCTAGATAGGCGCGTGGAAACCACTACGGCAATGTATGCCAAGCAAAACACGATATGGGCGGCAACAATTGTCCAAATACTGCGAGATAGCCCGACTGAAACCAGGAAAACTAGAGTGGCAACGGCGATCGCAATGTCAGGAATAATCAGTGGCAAATAAGACAGCCCCCGGTACAAGCTTTTGCCGGGAAACTTATATTTGAATAATCCTACCGCCATCATTGTGCCTAGCACAGCAGAAATGCTGACAGCAAAAACTCCTACAAATAAAGTGTCCCGCAATGAGGAAAGGAGGCGGCTATCTTGCAGCAAGCTGGCGTACCACCGCAGACTCAACCCTGTCCAACTGGCGCTAAAGCGAGACTCGTTAAAACTATAAATCGCCAAAATTAGTATGGGGACATACATGAAGGCAAACATCAGCAGCGTGAATAGAAACTGCCAGGAAATTTCCCGTTTGGGCGCTGTTGGGTTCACGTTAAGTTCGCTCCATCTCGATCGCCGTATTTAATTAAGAGAGCGATCGCCACACTTACGCCCAAGATTAAAATCATACTCAAGCTGGAGCCAAACCCCCAATTCAAAGTTGCCCCCAAAAACTGGTTGTAAATCAAGCGCGAAACCGTCATACTCGCCGCGCCGCCCAACAGTTCTGGCACCACAAAATCACCCAGGCTAGAAATGAATACCAGCAAGCAAGCCGCCG is a genomic window of Timaviella obliquedivisa GSE-PSE-MK23-08B containing:
- the acnB gene encoding bifunctional aconitate hydratase 2/2-methylisocitrate dehydratase, whose product is MLEQYRQHVAERSALGIPPLPLSAEQAADLCDLLKNPPAGEEAALMEMLTDRIPPGVDQAAYVKAGFLTAIAKSEITSPLITPTAATELLGTMMGGYNVHALIDLLQVDEVAPTAVAALSKTLLVYDAFHDVQELAETNSYAQQVIDSWAAAEWFTTRPKLAEAINVTVFKVPGETNTDDLSPATHATTRPDIPLHALAMLETKQPGSLEAIAHLKQKGHPVAYVGDVVGTGSSRKSAINSVLWHIGNDIPHVPNKRSGGFILGGNIAPIFFNTAEDSGSLPIECDVSTMETGMVITIYPYKGEITNEAGTVISTFTLKPDTILDEVQAGGRIPLLIGRTLTDKIRAAIGLEPSPEFRRPSMPNDTGKGFTLAQKMVGKACGLPGVRPGTSCEPLMTTVGSQDTTGPMTRDELKELACLGFSADLVMQSFCHTAAYPKPVDLVTHQDLPDFINSRGGVSLRPGDGIIHSWLNRMLLPDTVGTGGDSHTRFPLGISFPAGSGLVAFAAALGVMPLDMPESVKVKFTGSLQPGVTLRDVVNAIPYVAIQKGLLTVEKQNKQNIFSGRIMEMEGLPDLKLEQAFELTDATAERSCAGSTIKLSPETVAEYLRSNVALLKNMAARGYGDARTILRRVVKMEQWLANPILLEADADAEYVAILEVNLDDIKEPIVAAPNDPDNIKLMSECAGDPIHEVFIGSCMTNIGHYRAAAKVLDGAGVAKAKLWIAPPTRMDEKQLREEGMYDIFVATGARTEMPGCSLCMGNQARVADGVTVFSTSTRNFNNRMGKDAQVYLGSAELAAVCALLGRIPTVAEYLEVMAEKIDPFAADLYRYLNFNEISGFEDEGRVISLEEMPRIEDLLGMPVGTA
- the dxs gene encoding 1-deoxy-D-xylulose-5-phosphate synthase, translated to MHLSEITHPNQLHGLSMQQLKQIALQIREKHLETVAASGGHLGPGLGVVELTIALYQTLDLDRDKVIWDVGHQAYPHKLITGRYDRFSTLRQKAGVAGYLKRSESRFDHFGAGHASTSISAALGMALARDAKGEKNKVVAVIGDGALTGGMALEAINHAGHLPKTNLLVVLNDNNMSISPNVGAIPRYLNKMRLSPPVQFFKDNLEEQIKHLPFVGESLTPELARVKEGMKRLAVPKVGAVFEELGFTYMGPVDGHNLEELITTFQQAHKHPGPVLVHVATVKGKGYAIAEADQVSYHAQNPFNIATGKAIPASKPKPPSYSKVFAHTLTKLAENDPRIIAITAAMGTGTGLDKFQAKLPNQYIDVGIAEQHAITMAAGLACEGMRPVATIYSTFLQRAYDQIVHDVCIQKLPVFFCLDRAGIVGADGPTHQGAYDIAYLRSIPSIVLMAPKDEAELQRMIVTGVNYTEGAIAMRYPRGNGYGVPLMEEGWEPLPIGEAEILRQGDDVLMLGYGSMVYSTMQAAEILSEHGIEATVINARFAKPLDTQLFAPLAQQIGRVVTLEEGCLMGGFGSAVAEALLDLNVVVPITRIGIPDVLVDHATPEESFIELGLTPAQIADRVLKLFSAQPALVR
- a CDS encoding Uma2 family endonuclease, with the protein product MVSQIQDSTEVIYSDSDGQPMADNTKQFRWIVVIKENLELLFADNPAVFVAGDLLWYPIEGNNKIRTAPDAMVVFGRPKGDRGSYQQWKEDNIAPQVVFEILSPGNTRTEMERKLLFYDRHGVQEYYLYDPDTHEFQGWLRTEGYLDAIEPIDRWTSPRLKIRFESSSEELEIYRPDGKRFLGYVEIAQQLEQEKQRADRAESALEDSEIALEEERRRSSALAERLRAVGINPDEAI
- a CDS encoding ABC transporter permease, encoding MYVPILILAIYSFNESRFSASWTGLSLRWYASLLQDSRLLSSLRDTLFVGVFAVSISAVLGTMMAVGLFKYKFPGKSLYRGLSYLPLIIPDIAIAVATLVFLVSVGLSRSIWTIVAAHIVFCLAYIAVVVSTRLSSLNPSLEEAALDLGATPTQAFIKVLLPELMPAILSGCLLAFVLSMDDLLISSFTAGAGANTLPMEIFSRVRTGVKPDINALSVVLILFSGVLAFTAEYLRNQGDRKKLG